From the Bacteroidales bacterium genome, one window contains:
- a CDS encoding T9SS type A sorting domain-containing protein produces the protein MNLFTNFAKQARFALLAALLFSFAALNAQMYQFDDSWGNAGLTLKSESAAGVRVNFSVNSIEFVDQEIDGISMKEILMPQVLLPNDEGMPNLPGFGRNIAIPQGSTARINVKSYRTETIKNIDIAPAPRIPLDTEDGPLQYRKHERVYNENAYYPAEPFILSEITQIRGVDVVTLGVTPFQYNPVTKELVIYRDVDIEVVFEGGNGQFGEDRLRSRWFDPILEDAIFNYNSLPVIDYSARVQHQNNSDATGFEYLIVVPNNPIWMPYAEQIKEWRTKQGILTGIKTLSEIGGSTVAILESYFNNAYNNWDIPPVAVLLMADYGTDANNSIISPIWDGYCASDNIFSDVDGNSMPDMIFARMTAQNATHLQTMVSKMLNYEDNPPTDPAFYNSPITALGWQTERWFQICSEVVGGFWRLQGKQPVRINAIYSGTPGTVWSTATNTATVVSYFGPNGRGYIPSSPAELGGWSGGTAQQVVNSINAGSFALQHRDHGFEQGWGEPDFQSSHINSLTNNQNNELVYVFSINCLTGKYNMSGECFTEKFHRYTYNGLNAGALGLIAASEVSYSFVNDAFVWGMFDNMYPQFMPDYGSPVQERDFLPAFGQAAGKYFLQQSQWPYNTNNKEVTYNLFHQHGGAFMQVYTEVPQNMAVTHNPILYSGNSSFTVIAPVDAYIALTVNGEIIGVAQSAGGANNIVIEPQLPPNTMVVTVTKQNYYRYEANVDIIPPTGPYVVGDSYVIHDPSGNNNGLMDYGESITLDMTLKNVGVAQATNVSTTMTSADEYVTITDNYAFVGTVAPNATVTVNNAFALTVSANIPDNHSVSFTLTSTNGTDTWISYISITGHAPHLKFKEYVVNDGGNGILDPGETAPLVITVENTGSAAAYNVIGSLTSTDPYVSVLTSQPQNMGNLNAGTTANCTFTVSASGNVPAGYTANLDLSMNADLGVTQQDVISLLFPDYCYPTANCSFADGFTGFALEQINNMNSGCSASGYGNFTSMVANLAGGQTYTVQWKTGYSNQQACLWIDLNDNKEFEATERLITNYVMAQANVVYTTTFTVPAGNYYGDKRIRIRANWQNSSSDPCANFSYGETEDYTANFGNPVNLEPPQNVSCNVTGNNVTITWQAPAGTSEDVLGYNVYRDGQKIANMITVLTYTNTNVPVGSYWYSVTAVYQQGESGLANPMQVNIGSLTGKLQGFVRDAVTNLVIPNAWVSALNTDYGAVTYNTPFGSHYTLNLPGGTYTIVCSAPGYQSITVNNVVILDGQTRAINFYMYSGDSPEVTDLISGIQLYSMDDVTIYPNPATDEVNISTSSMLRNVKIINNMGQLIFNSQINDYTLKINTSDFNKGFYFIEVETESSKFIEKLIVR, from the coding sequence ATGAATTTATTTACCAACTTCGCAAAGCAAGCAAGGTTTGCATTACTCGCTGCACTACTCTTCTCGTTTGCTGCCCTCAACGCTCAAATGTATCAATTTGACGACTCATGGGGAAATGCCGGACTCACACTGAAAAGTGAATCTGCTGCCGGCGTCAGGGTTAATTTTTCAGTTAATTCTATCGAATTTGTTGATCAGGAAATTGATGGAATATCAATGAAGGAGATTCTTATGCCACAGGTTTTGCTGCCCAATGATGAAGGCATGCCCAACCTGCCGGGTTTTGGTCGTAACATTGCCATCCCGCAGGGGTCGACAGCAAGGATCAATGTGAAAAGCTACCGTACAGAAACCATCAAAAACATCGACATTGCCCCTGCACCCCGTATTCCGCTTGATACCGAAGATGGGCCTTTGCAATATCGTAAGCATGAACGTGTTTACAACGAAAATGCTTATTATCCTGCAGAGCCTTTTATCCTCTCAGAAATTACCCAGATCAGGGGTGTGGATGTGGTAACCCTTGGTGTTACTCCTTTTCAATACAATCCTGTAACCAAAGAACTTGTCATTTACCGCGATGTTGACATCGAAGTGGTATTCGAAGGCGGGAATGGTCAGTTTGGCGAAGATCGCCTGCGCAGCCGCTGGTTCGACCCAATTCTGGAAGATGCGATTTTCAATTACAACTCATTGCCTGTAATTGACTACAGTGCACGCGTACAACATCAAAACAATTCAGATGCCACTGGTTTTGAGTATTTGATCGTTGTTCCTAACAATCCCATCTGGATGCCTTATGCTGAGCAAATTAAAGAATGGCGCACAAAACAGGGCATCCTCACCGGAATCAAAACGTTGAGTGAAATTGGCGGAAGCACCGTAGCTATTCTTGAAAGTTATTTTAATAATGCCTACAACAACTGGGACATTCCTCCTGTAGCAGTATTACTGATGGCAGATTATGGAACTGACGCCAACAATAGCATCATTTCACCAATTTGGGATGGCTACTGCGCCTCCGATAACATTTTCTCTGATGTTGACGGTAATTCCATGCCTGATATGATCTTTGCCAGGATGACAGCACAAAATGCTACTCACCTGCAAACCATGGTTTCCAAAATGTTGAATTATGAAGACAATCCCCCAACAGACCCAGCCTTCTACAACTCTCCTATTACTGCATTGGGCTGGCAAACTGAACGCTGGTTCCAGATCTGCTCTGAAGTTGTCGGGGGCTTCTGGCGCCTTCAGGGTAAGCAACCGGTGAGGATTAATGCAATTTACAGCGGTACACCCGGAACTGTATGGTCGACAGCCACCAATACTGCCACGGTAGTCAGCTATTTTGGACCAAACGGAAGAGGCTATATCCCTTCATCTCCTGCCGAATTGGGTGGATGGTCAGGTGGTACGGCTCAGCAGGTTGTAAATTCAATTAATGCCGGCTCGTTTGCTCTGCAGCATCGTGATCACGGTTTTGAACAAGGATGGGGTGAGCCTGATTTCCAAAGCAGCCATATCAACAGCCTCACTAATAACCAGAATAACGAACTGGTTTACGTATTTTCGATTAATTGCCTTACAGGTAAGTACAATATGTCTGGCGAGTGTTTCACCGAAAAATTCCACCGTTATACCTACAATGGTTTAAATGCAGGTGCTTTGGGACTTATTGCAGCTTCTGAGGTTTCCTATTCTTTTGTGAATGACGCTTTTGTTTGGGGTATGTTTGACAATATGTATCCCCAATTCATGCCTGATTACGGATCACCTGTTCAGGAACGTGATTTCCTTCCGGCTTTTGGTCAGGCTGCCGGTAAATATTTCCTCCAGCAATCTCAGTGGCCCTATAATACCAACAACAAAGAGGTTACTTACAACCTTTTCCATCAGCATGGCGGCGCCTTTATGCAGGTTTATACTGAAGTTCCACAGAACATGGCCGTTACGCACAACCCGATTCTTTACAGCGGAAACTCGTCCTTTACAGTAATTGCTCCTGTTGATGCTTACATCGCGCTTACAGTTAATGGCGAAATCATTGGTGTTGCACAAAGTGCAGGTGGCGCCAACAACATCGTTATCGAACCACAACTTCCCCCAAACACCATGGTTGTTACCGTTACCAAACAGAATTACTATCGCTACGAAGCTAATGTTGACATTATTCCGCCAACCGGACCTTATGTAGTTGGTGATTCTTACGTTATCCACGATCCTTCAGGAAATAATAATGGTTTAATGGACTATGGCGAAAGTATTACACTGGACATGACATTGAAAAATGTAGGTGTAGCTCAGGCAACCAATGTTTCAACAACAATGACCAGCGCCGATGAATATGTTACAATTACTGATAATTACGCTTTCGTCGGAACCGTTGCTCCCAACGCAACCGTTACTGTTAATAATGCATTCGCCCTCACCGTTTCAGCCAATATCCCGGACAATCACAGTGTTTCATTTACTCTAACGTCAACAAACGGAACAGATACCTGGATTAGCTATATCTCCATCACCGGACATGCACCACACCTGAAATTCAAAGAATATGTCGTGAACGACGGTGGCAATGGAATATTGGATCCAGGCGAAACAGCTCCTTTGGTTATCACCGTCGAAAATACAGGTTCTGCAGCAGCTTACAATGTGATTGGCTCACTTACATCCACCGATCCTTATGTTTCAGTGTTGACCAGCCAGCCTCAAAACATGGGTAACCTGAATGCGGGAACAACGGCTAACTGCACTTTCACTGTTTCGGCTAGTGGCAACGTACCGGCTGGTTACACTGCCAACCTTGACCTTTCAATGAATGCTGACCTGGGTGTTACGCAGCAGGATGTGATCTCGCTTTTGTTCCCCGATTATTGCTACCCAACAGCCAACTGCTCCTTTGCTGACGGCTTCACGGGCTTTGCTCTTGAACAGATTAACAATATGAACAGCGGCTGCAGTGCCAGCGGATATGGTAATTTCACCAGTATGGTTGCTAATCTGGCAGGTGGACAAACGTATACCGTACAATGGAAAACCGGTTACAGCAATCAGCAGGCTTGTTTATGGATTGACCTGAATGATAACAAAGAATTTGAAGCCACTGAAAGATTAATTACCAACTATGTGATGGCTCAGGCAAATGTGGTTTACACAACAACATTTACTGTCCCCGCCGGGAATTACTATGGTGATAAGCGAATTAGAATCCGTGCCAACTGGCAAAATTCATCTTCCGATCCTTGTGCTAACTTTTCTTATGGTGAAACTGAGGATTATACAGCTAATTTTGGCAACCCGGTTAACCTTGAACCACCTCAAAACGTTTCGTGTAATGTAACCGGAAACAATGTTACGATTACCTGGCAGGCGCCCGCCGGAACATCTGAAGATGTATTGGGATATAATGTGTATCGTGATGGACAGAAGATAGCAAACATGATTACCGTATTAACTTACACCAACACCAATGTACCCGTTGGAAGTTACTGGTATTCTGTTACTGCTGTTTACCAGCAAGGCGAATCCGGACTTGCTAATCCGATGCAGGTAAATATTGGTTCACTTACAGGTAAACTCCAGGGTTTTGTCAGGGATGCGGTTACAAACCTTGTAATTCCGAATGCATGGGTTTCAGCTCTTAACACAGATTACGGAGCCGTAACCTATAACACACCTTTCGGAAGTCATTATACACTCAACCTGCCAGGCGGAACCTACACCATCGTTTGCAGCGCCCCTGGATATCAATCCATTACTGTTAACAATGTGGTTATACTTGACGGTCAAACCAGGGCCATTAACTTCTATATGTATTCAGGCGACAGCCCGGAAGTTACTGATTTGATCAGCGGTATTCAACTGTATTCAATGGATGATGTCACCATTTATCCTAATCCTGCAACGGATGAAGTGAACATTTCAACCAGCTCGATGCTCAGGAATGTAAAAATCATCAACAATATGGGACAGTTAATCTTTAACAGCCAGATTAATGATTATACTCTGAAAATCAACACGTCTGACTTTAATAAAGGGTTCTATTTCATCGAGGTAGAAACTGAAAGTTCAAAATTTATTG
- a CDS encoding prolyl-tRNA synthetase associated domain-containing protein — protein METKKDRVLQVLNELNINFEIYHHPPAPTIEEAQKYWKGIDSAHCKNIFFRNHKGNRHYLVIIEHTANLAIHDLEKRLKQGKLSFASPERMEKYLGVTPGSVSPFGLINDANHHVYLFLDENLLKAKKISFHPNLNTYSVVIAFEDFLRFLRWSGNTYEFLQLYD, from the coding sequence ATGGAAACGAAAAAAGACAGGGTGTTACAGGTGCTCAACGAGTTGAACATTAATTTTGAAATTTATCATCACCCGCCCGCTCCAACAATCGAGGAAGCACAAAAATACTGGAAAGGCATCGATTCTGCACACTGTAAAAACATTTTTTTCAGAAATCATAAGGGCAACCGGCACTATCTTGTGATCATCGAGCACACGGCGAACTTAGCCATTCATGATCTTGAAAAGCGACTTAAACAAGGGAAACTTTCATTTGCCTCACCCGAAAGAATGGAGAAATATCTGGGAGTAACTCCGGGTTCAGTTTCTCCATTTGGATTGATTAATGATGCCAACCATCATGTTTACCTTTTTTTGGATGAAAACCTGTTGAAGGCAAAAAAAATCAGCTTTCACCCCAATTTAAATACCTACTCTGTCGTGATAGCTTTTGAGGATTTTCTGCGTTTCCTCAGATGGTCAGGGAATACTTACGAGTTTCTTCAACTGTATGATTAA
- a CDS encoding M6 family metalloprotease domain-containing protein: MKRSGILLLALLLVAQISTLQAAWLNFEPQTIEQPDGTIINCYATGDEFYNWLHDENGFTIIKDHQTGYYVFADLQNDELITTNFIVGKVNPSDSGLQPWLNIPVEAMHKRRSDFLTHQMPVPEVIQGFDNPANRDNTGTFNNLVVYIRFSDQQEFTNDTTYYFNMFNNTSPGYSSMYNYFEAVSYETLFMPSHFYPVPPQNTVISYQDTYPRAYFMPYDPGTNTQGYQGDDERRTREHKLLKRAVEAIASEVPSDLNIDYNNDGYVDNVVFIIRGGTTAWSTLLWPHRWVLYSESAFINGKRVWDYNFQLETSLTGSGTGVLVHEMFHSLGAPDLYHYTTQPVTPVGAWDVMAQNNNPPQSMGAYMKFRYGHWIDDIPEITECGVYTLEPVASDQNNCYKIASPNSTTDYFVLEYRLKQGVFESTLPTSGLLIYRVDATMHGQGNAQGPPDELYVYRPNGTNYVNGTLPQAAFAEDFGRTAFNDNTNPACFLSNDLPGGIDIFNIGMIGETISFEVNFQKPPIANFSVSTQLITENCSVEFYDLSLCYVDAWEWTFEGGTPATSIEQNPSGIFYENEGTYDVTLKVTNQWGEHTVVFENLIEVSTSVLPVVNFTASDTLACTNKVIQFIDQSTLCPMAWNWEITPSSFEFVNGTSAASQHPEVIFNSPTTYSVKLTVENANGNSELSRQNYIQAGGANFVDFVGSFEEDSFAQQGWMVENPDNAITWSLWDVEGSGNGTKAAGINFYNYYAFNQRDRLISPPLAFNAESAAKLKFKHAYARVNLQFTDSLIVKISNDCGETWTRLLAVADDGTGNFVTRDPVGFAFIPATPEDWCGTDNGADCFEIDVTPWIGDLNVRIMFEAVCIIGNNLFIDDVHFDMATPISDHSAGLAQETLQLFPNPASNEVTVSYEAPAGKYLMNILDVNGRVILNENINADQTIIHQTFDLKGFSKGVYVVRISGDTFLETKKLVIR; this comes from the coding sequence ATGAAACGATCCGGAATTCTGCTGCTTGCACTGCTTCTTGTCGCTCAAATTTCAACCCTTCAGGCTGCCTGGCTTAATTTTGAACCTCAAACAATTGAACAACCTGACGGAACAATCATCAATTGTTACGCAACAGGTGATGAATTCTACAATTGGCTTCACGACGAAAACGGTTTTACAATTATCAAAGACCACCAGACCGGATATTATGTTTTTGCTGATTTGCAAAATGATGAACTGATTACTACAAATTTTATCGTAGGAAAAGTCAATCCGTCAGATTCCGGATTACAACCCTGGCTAAATATCCCTGTTGAGGCCATGCATAAACGCCGTTCAGATTTTCTTACCCATCAGATGCCTGTTCCGGAAGTGATACAAGGCTTTGATAATCCTGCAAACCGCGACAATACCGGTACCTTCAACAACCTGGTGGTTTACATCCGTTTCAGCGATCAACAGGAATTCACCAACGACACAACCTATTACTTCAATATGTTCAATAACACATCGCCCGGGTACAGTTCGATGTACAATTACTTTGAGGCAGTATCGTACGAAACACTTTTCATGCCTTCTCATTTTTATCCTGTACCACCTCAAAATACGGTAATCTCTTATCAGGATACTTATCCACGCGCTTATTTCATGCCCTACGATCCCGGTACCAATACGCAGGGTTATCAGGGTGATGATGAACGCAGGACGCGTGAACACAAACTGTTGAAAAGAGCAGTTGAAGCCATTGCCTCCGAAGTGCCATCTGACCTGAATATTGATTACAACAACGATGGCTACGTTGATAACGTCGTGTTCATTATAAGAGGAGGAACCACCGCATGGTCAACGTTATTGTGGCCGCACCGATGGGTGCTTTACAGCGAATCTGCGTTTATCAATGGCAAACGGGTATGGGATTACAACTTTCAACTCGAAACCAGTCTGACAGGTAGCGGTACCGGGGTGCTCGTGCACGAGATGTTCCATTCTCTTGGCGCTCCCGACCTTTATCATTACACTACCCAACCGGTCACACCCGTTGGCGCGTGGGACGTGATGGCACAAAACAATAATCCGCCTCAATCAATGGGGGCTTACATGAAATTTCGTTATGGTCATTGGATTGATGATATCCCTGAAATCACCGAATGTGGGGTTTATACCCTTGAACCTGTGGCCTCCGATCAGAACAACTGCTATAAAATTGCTTCACCAAATTCAACCACAGATTATTTTGTGCTCGAATACCGGTTGAAACAAGGTGTTTTTGAAAGTACCCTGCCGACTTCCGGATTGCTGATTTATCGGGTGGATGCCACGATGCACGGTCAGGGAAATGCCCAGGGGCCACCAGATGAATTGTATGTTTACAGGCCCAACGGAACCAATTACGTGAACGGCACCCTACCGCAAGCTGCTTTTGCCGAAGATTTCGGACGAACTGCATTCAATGACAATACCAACCCTGCGTGCTTCCTGTCCAACGACCTTCCGGGTGGTATTGACATTTTCAATATCGGGATGATTGGCGAGACCATTTCGTTCGAAGTAAACTTTCAAAAACCACCAATCGCCAATTTTTCCGTTTCAACACAACTGATCACCGAAAACTGCAGTGTGGAATTTTACGATTTGTCCCTTTGTTATGTGGATGCATGGGAATGGACATTTGAAGGTGGAACGCCCGCTACTTCCATTGAGCAAAATCCCTCAGGAATTTTTTACGAAAATGAAGGCACCTACGATGTCACGCTTAAAGTAACCAACCAATGGGGAGAACATACAGTCGTTTTCGAAAACCTGATTGAGGTCAGCACCTCGGTTTTGCCGGTCGTAAATTTTACAGCCAGCGACACATTGGCCTGCACCAATAAGGTGATACAATTTATTGATCAATCCACCCTCTGCCCGATGGCATGGAACTGGGAAATTACCCCATCATCCTTTGAATTTGTCAATGGAACTTCTGCTGCTTCCCAACATCCGGAAGTGATATTTAATTCCCCAACAACGTATTCAGTTAAACTGACAGTTGAAAATGCCAATGGAAACTCAGAGTTGTCAAGGCAAAATTACATCCAGGCCGGGGGAGCCAATTTCGTCGATTTTGTGGGTTCATTTGAAGAGGATTCGTTTGCACAACAAGGCTGGATGGTGGAGAACCCTGACAATGCCATAACCTGGTCTTTGTGGGATGTTGAAGGAAGTGGCAATGGAACAAAAGCCGCAGGTATCAACTTTTATAACTATTACGCCTTTAATCAGCGCGACCGGCTGATCAGCCCCCCGCTTGCATTTAATGCCGAAAGCGCTGCAAAACTCAAATTCAAACACGCATACGCCAGGGTAAATCTCCAGTTTACCGATTCATTGATTGTCAAAATTTCGAATGATTGTGGCGAAACCTGGACAAGGTTATTGGCAGTGGCCGACGATGGAACAGGGAATTTTGTGACCCGTGATCCCGTTGGATTTGCATTTATCCCTGCCACACCTGAAGACTGGTGCGGAACAGATAATGGCGCAGATTGTTTCGAAATTGATGTGACTCCGTGGATTGGTGATCTGAATGTGAGAATTATGTTTGAGGCGGTCTGCATCATTGGGAATAACCTTTTTATTGACGATGTTCATTTTGATATGGCCACACCAATATCTGACCACTCTGCGGGTCTGGCTCAGGAAACTTTGCAGCTCTTCCCCAATCCTGCTTCGAACGAGGTGACTGTTTCATACGAAGCCCCCGCTGGTAAGTATTTGATGAATATTTTGGATGTAAACGGCAGGGTTATACTGAATGAAAATATCAATGCAGATCAAACAATCATTCATCAAACATTCGATTTGAAAGGATTTTCAAAAGGAGTTTATGTTGTAAGGATAAGTGGAGATACTTTCCTTGAAACCAAAAAGCTTGTGATCAGATAA